One stretch of Shewanella sp. Arc9-LZ DNA includes these proteins:
- a CDS encoding bifunctional protein-serine/threonine kinase/phosphatase yields the protein MASESLEQTMDSVDAMLPFAATLQLVVGQASEKGRKLQNEDAIGIRIPSVIPLTSKGVVSVISDGVSTAEGGAHASAISVSNFLADYYSTPETWSVQTSSTKVLTALNRWLYGLGQDYRDARRGFVCTFSALVFKSCSVHMLHVGDSRIYRFRRGELLQLTHDHSTNINSSNQYLTRALGMDVKLDVDYKSLSVEVDDLYLLTTDGVHDVLTEFEIHRKLTALCQQHPTLSDDLCEQFCLALNKKAFDLGSKDNLSAQLLSVRQLPKQAIDDVYQSLSRQPFPPPLSVGMKLDGYQVTHILHQSQRSQVYRVVNGQNQVFCMKTPSVNYIDDAAYIERFMLESWVGQRISSAHVVKVVEQHNIKSALYYVTEFLSGISLGEWLTQHKKAPVEEVLLLLKQIELGIRAFHRRETLHQDLKPDNIFITRDGVVKIIDFGSCYIKGVAEISSPLTRDRILGTADYTAPEVILGYKADGRADLFSLAVIAFEMLAGQLPFKGKLEKCRTRQDYQRLEYISVHKLNPMVPEWIDVALKKALNVEPNLRQADTCELIHQLTTAKANHTVNDYVPIITRNPVRFWQVISIVLFICLVASLLNN from the coding sequence ATGGCTTCAGAGTCATTAGAACAAACGATGGATAGTGTAGATGCCATGCTTCCTTTTGCTGCAACTTTGCAGCTTGTTGTAGGCCAAGCTTCTGAAAAAGGACGTAAACTGCAAAATGAAGATGCCATAGGTATTCGTATTCCTTCAGTGATACCACTTACGTCGAAAGGTGTTGTTAGTGTTATCAGTGATGGTGTCAGTACCGCTGAAGGTGGGGCTCATGCGTCTGCCATTAGTGTCAGTAATTTTCTTGCGGATTATTATTCGACCCCAGAAACTTGGAGTGTGCAAACATCGAGTACCAAAGTATTAACAGCATTAAACCGTTGGCTGTATGGATTGGGGCAAGACTATCGCGATGCCAGACGCGGCTTTGTATGTACCTTTAGTGCATTGGTATTTAAGTCTTGTTCAGTGCACATGTTGCATGTGGGCGATTCACGTATTTATCGTTTTCGCCGAGGCGAATTACTGCAATTAACTCATGATCACAGTACTAATATTAACTCATCAAACCAATATCTTACTCGTGCATTGGGGATGGATGTTAAATTAGATGTTGACTATAAAAGCTTGTCAGTTGAAGTTGACGACCTCTATTTACTGACAACGGATGGAGTTCATGACGTACTCACTGAATTTGAAATACACCGAAAGTTGACGGCTCTTTGTCAGCAACATCCAACGCTTAGCGATGATTTGTGTGAACAATTCTGCTTAGCGTTGAATAAAAAGGCTTTCGACTTAGGCAGTAAAGATAATCTCAGTGCGCAGTTATTAAGTGTCAGACAATTACCTAAACAGGCTATCGATGATGTGTACCAAAGCTTGTCGCGTCAACCATTCCCCCCCCCACTTAGCGTTGGAATGAAGCTTGATGGATATCAGGTAACTCATATACTTCATCAATCACAACGCAGCCAAGTGTATAGAGTCGTCAATGGGCAAAACCAAGTCTTTTGCATGAAAACACCTTCCGTCAATTACATAGATGATGCCGCTTACATAGAGCGCTTTATGTTAGAGAGCTGGGTAGGGCAGCGCATTAGCAGTGCTCATGTCGTTAAGGTTGTAGAGCAACATAACATAAAGTCCGCTTTGTATTATGTCACCGAGTTTTTATCGGGGATAAGCTTAGGTGAATGGTTAACTCAACATAAAAAGGCCCCAGTAGAAGAGGTGTTACTGTTGCTAAAACAAATCGAATTAGGGATAAGAGCATTTCACCGTCGCGAAACGCTGCATCAAGATTTAAAACCAGATAATATTTTTATCACCCGAGATGGCGTGGTTAAAATCATCGATTTTGGTTCTTGTTATATCAAAGGCGTAGCAGAAATTAGTAGTCCGTTAACTCGAGATCGTATTTTGGGTACGGCTGATTACACTGCCCCTGAAGTTATACTGGGTTATAAGGCCGATGGTCGTGCCGATTTATTTTCGCTTGCAGTGATTGCTTTTGAGATGTTGGCTGGGCAATTGCCTTTTAAAGGCAAACTCGAGAAATGCCGAACGCGGCAGGATTACCAACGTTTAGAATATATTAGTGTACATAAATTAAACCCAATGGTGCCAGAGTGGATTGACGTAGCATTAAAAAAAGCACTCAATGTTGAACCTAATTTACGCCAAGCGGATACCTGTGAATTAATTCATCAATTAACCACTGCCAAAGCGAATCACACAGTAAATGATTATGTGCCCATTATAACTCGCAACCCAGTACGTTTTTGGCAAGTGATTTCAATCGTGTTGTTTATATGTTTAGTGGCTTCTTTGCTGAATAATTGA
- a CDS encoding NarK family nitrate/nitrite MFS transporter, producing MSAEKFNIFCFHGKMKIMHLSWMAFFITFVVWFNAAPLVSVIADSLGLTKSQIKTLLILNVALTIPARIIIGMVTDKYGPRITYSALLGICSIPCFMFAVADTFEQLALARFLIGFIGAGFVVGIRMVSEWFPAKELGTAEGIYGGWGNFGSAAAAFTLPAVALAFGGPDGWRYAIGITGLMSLLFAFVYYFNVTDTPKGSTYFKPKKGGGLEVTSKSDYVLLIIMKVPMYATLALLGWKLSPAGVSMFTQDATYLIYLGLVVVFLFDFYQTYQVNKHLFSMEVPEFERYQFKQVAVLNVLYFTTFGSELAVVSMLPLFFAETFELGMAQAGMLASSYAFMNLMSRPGGGWLSDKFGRKTTLLILTAGLAIGYLSVAQIDSSWSLPLAVAVVMACSFFVQGGEGAVFAAVPLIKRRLTGQIAGMTGAYGNVGAVFFLTVYSIVSTQIFFYVIAISAVFGFVTLFFMKEPKGHIAEVNDQGEVTLISVS from the coding sequence ATGAGTGCTGAAAAATTTAATATTTTCTGTTTCCACGGCAAGATGAAAATCATGCATTTAAGTTGGATGGCGTTTTTTATCACCTTTGTTGTGTGGTTTAACGCAGCGCCACTTGTTAGCGTGATCGCCGACAGTTTAGGGCTGACTAAATCACAAATTAAGACCTTGTTGATCCTCAATGTGGCATTAACAATCCCGGCGCGGATTATCATTGGTATGGTAACCGACAAATATGGTCCAAGGATCACCTATTCTGCCTTATTGGGTATCTGTTCAATCCCTTGTTTTATGTTTGCGGTAGCCGACACTTTTGAGCAGTTAGCCTTAGCCCGATTTCTGATTGGCTTTATTGGTGCTGGTTTTGTGGTTGGTATCCGTATGGTGAGTGAATGGTTTCCGGCAAAAGAGTTAGGTACAGCAGAAGGCATTTATGGCGGATGGGGTAACTTTGGTTCAGCTGCAGCAGCCTTTACGTTACCTGCCGTTGCACTTGCTTTTGGTGGCCCAGACGGATGGCGTTATGCCATTGGCATTACCGGCTTAATGAGTTTGTTGTTTGCATTTGTTTATTACTTCAATGTGACCGATACCCCAAAAGGTTCGACTTACTTTAAGCCCAAAAAGGGCGGCGGCTTAGAAGTGACCAGTAAAAGTGACTATGTGTTACTGATCATTATGAAGGTGCCAATGTATGCCACGCTAGCGCTGTTAGGTTGGAAACTGTCTCCAGCAGGTGTGAGTATGTTTACTCAAGATGCAACCTACCTTATTTATCTTGGGTTGGTGGTGGTGTTCTTGTTCGATTTTTACCAAACATACCAAGTGAATAAACATTTGTTTTCAATGGAAGTACCTGAGTTTGAACGCTATCAATTTAAGCAAGTTGCTGTATTGAATGTGCTGTATTTCACTACATTTGGCTCTGAGCTTGCCGTGGTATCGATGTTGCCACTCTTTTTTGCAGAAACGTTCGAGCTTGGCATGGCACAAGCGGGTATGTTGGCATCAAGCTATGCCTTTATGAATTTAATGTCTCGTCCTGGCGGTGGCTGGTTAAGTGATAAGTTTGGTCGTAAAACCACCCTGTTAATATTAACTGCAGGGTTAGCGATTGGTTATTTGTCGGTAGCACAAATCGACTCGTCATGGTCATTACCTTTGGCTGTCGCAGTCGTTATGGCATGTTCATTCTTTGTTCAAGGTGGCGAAGGGGCTGTGTTTGCTGCTGTGCCGCTGATTAAGCGTCGCTTAACAGGGCAAATAGCGGGTATGACAGGGGCTTATGGTAACGTCGGTGCAGTGTTTTTCTTAACCGTATATTCTATCGTATCCACTCAAATTTTCTTTTATGTGATTGCGATAAGTGCCGTATTTGGTTTTGTGACATTATTTTTTATGAAAGAACCCAAAGGTCATATTGCTGAAGTAAACGATCAAGGCGAAGTCACTTTAATCAGCGTAAGTTAG
- the nirD gene encoding nitrite reductase small subunit NirD — MIWVNVCSEASMPKGTGIAAWVAGRAVAIFNLGDDGLFALDNVDPASGVSLLSRGLICEIDGELCVASPLYKQHYRLDSGRCIENVDLVVKPFEIKTEQGNVFVLAQS; from the coding sequence ATGATTTGGGTCAATGTGTGTAGCGAAGCAAGCATGCCAAAAGGCACCGGAATAGCGGCTTGGGTTGCAGGACGTGCGGTTGCCATTTTCAATTTAGGGGATGACGGTTTATTTGCCCTTGATAATGTAGATCCTGCCAGTGGTGTGAGTTTATTGTCCCGAGGACTTATTTGTGAAATCGATGGTGAGCTTTGTGTTGCTTCGCCGCTTTATAAACAACATTACCGCTTGGATAGTGGACGTTGTATTGAAAATGTTGATTTAGTGGTTAAACCATTCGAAATTAAAACTGAACAAGGCAATGTTTTTGTCTTGGCTCAGTCATAA
- the nirB gene encoding nitrite reductase large subunit NirB, with amino-acid sequence MAVSKPKLVVVGNGMVGHHFIEQVCSLGLNKTFDVHVFGEEPRPAYDRVQLSKYFETGSADPLMLTSAQDYQDWGITLHLNTPITAIDIAAKTVTSAQGDHYSYTRLVLATGSFPFVPPIQGNDRAQCLVYRTIEDLESIQAAAQNSQVGVVVGGGLLGLEAANAMMQLGVKTHVVEFAPQLMPVQLNDKAGELLCSKIEQLGVSVHTSKATTAIIDGETAMHRMTFNDESYLETDMIVFSAGIRPQDSLARVSNICIGERGGIEIDDYCLTSAPDVYAIGECALWQQKIFGLVAPGYQMARVVASHIASLTSNSVSQSFTGADMSTKLKLLGVDVAAIGASRGFDNAQFVELSDNQAGIYKKLWLDETGKFLKGAVLIGDNSDYSRLLDSYLSQDEIEGSAVELLLAGAENEADLKDTSIVCSCHQVTKGDIVGAVTAGNHKIAEIKACTRAVSGCGGCAPLVQKIIDQTLQAAGLDFNAGICAHFDHDRQALYHLCQVEGINDFNTLITQHGKPSASGHTYGCDICKPAAASIFASLQNQYVLNQDSSHVQLQDTNDAYLGNIQKNGTYSIVPRVAGGEITPTKLIAMGQIAQEYDLYTKITGGQRIDMFGATLSQLPEIWKKLIDAGFETGHAYGKSLRTVKSCVGSTWCRYGVQDAVGFAIDLENRYKGLRSPHKLKFAVSGCTRECAEAQSKDIGIIATDKGWNLYVAGNGGMRPRHGDLFATDLSTEDLYKYIDRILMFYVKTADKLQRTSTWMDSLEGGLAYLKSVVIDDALGINSTLEQQMDHIAATYQCEWKTSLEQPAFLARFNEFVNPSDAPEADTSAYQRIREQRFPSIKDAGAGTIAINDITDDAAQLAVEELA; translated from the coding sequence ATGGCAGTCTCAAAACCCAAGTTAGTGGTCGTTGGTAATGGCATGGTTGGTCATCATTTTATTGAGCAAGTGTGCAGTTTAGGTCTCAATAAAACGTTTGATGTGCACGTGTTTGGTGAAGAGCCGCGTCCAGCTTATGACCGAGTGCAGCTGTCAAAATATTTCGAGACCGGTAGCGCCGATCCACTGATGTTAACCAGCGCGCAAGATTATCAAGATTGGGGCATTACGCTTCACTTAAACACACCTATTACGGCAATTGATATTGCCGCCAAAACGGTGACTAGCGCGCAAGGTGATCATTATTCTTATACCCGCTTAGTGCTTGCAACGGGATCATTTCCATTTGTGCCACCGATACAAGGTAACGATCGTGCTCAATGCTTAGTGTATCGCACCATTGAAGATCTTGAATCGATTCAGGCCGCAGCTCAAAACAGTCAAGTTGGGGTGGTTGTTGGTGGTGGACTATTAGGTTTAGAAGCCGCCAATGCCATGATGCAGCTCGGGGTAAAAACCCACGTTGTTGAGTTTGCACCACAATTGATGCCCGTTCAGCTAAATGATAAAGCGGGTGAATTACTGTGCAGTAAAATTGAACAGCTCGGCGTGAGTGTACATACTTCAAAAGCCACCACTGCGATTATTGACGGTGAAACGGCAATGCACCGAATGACCTTTAATGATGAGTCTTATCTTGAAACTGACATGATTGTGTTTTCTGCCGGTATTCGTCCACAAGATTCATTAGCTCGAGTTTCAAATATCTGTATCGGTGAACGTGGCGGCATTGAAATTGACGATTACTGTTTAACCTCAGCGCCCGATGTTTATGCCATCGGTGAGTGTGCGTTATGGCAACAAAAAATATTTGGTTTAGTTGCACCTGGTTACCAAATGGCCCGAGTGGTCGCTTCGCATATTGCTTCATTAACATCTAATAGCGTGTCGCAGTCATTTACCGGCGCAGACATGAGTACCAAACTTAAATTATTGGGTGTTGATGTGGCCGCTATTGGTGCTAGCCGTGGTTTTGATAACGCACAGTTTGTTGAGTTATCTGATAACCAAGCGGGTATTTATAAAAAATTATGGTTAGACGAAACCGGTAAATTTTTAAAAGGTGCAGTGCTGATTGGTGATAACAGCGATTACAGCCGCTTGCTTGATAGCTATTTGTCTCAAGACGAGATTGAAGGTTCCGCAGTTGAGTTATTGCTAGCCGGTGCAGAAAACGAAGCCGATTTAAAAGACACTTCTATAGTGTGTTCTTGTCATCAAGTAACCAAGGGCGACATTGTTGGGGCCGTGACCGCTGGCAACCATAAAATCGCCGAGATTAAAGCATGTACCCGTGCGGTATCGGGTTGTGGTGGTTGTGCGCCGTTAGTTCAAAAAATTATTGATCAAACCTTACAAGCTGCAGGACTCGATTTTAATGCCGGAATTTGCGCCCATTTTGATCATGACCGACAAGCCTTGTATCACTTATGCCAAGTCGAAGGCATTAATGATTTTAATACCTTAATCACTCAGCATGGAAAACCTTCAGCTAGTGGTCATACATATGGCTGTGATATTTGTAAACCTGCCGCCGCGTCCATATTTGCTAGCTTACAAAACCAATATGTGTTGAATCAAGATAGCAGTCATGTGCAACTGCAAGACACCAATGATGCTTACTTAGGCAACATCCAAAAAAACGGCACTTACTCTATTGTGCCGCGAGTCGCTGGTGGTGAAATTACCCCAACTAAGCTGATAGCCATGGGCCAAATTGCCCAAGAATATGACCTCTATACCAAAATAACCGGTGGCCAACGTATTGATATGTTTGGCGCAACGTTATCGCAGCTACCCGAAATTTGGAAAAAACTCATTGATGCTGGTTTTGAAACAGGCCATGCCTACGGTAAATCATTGCGCACGGTAAAATCCTGTGTTGGCAGCACTTGGTGTCGTTACGGGGTGCAAGACGCCGTTGGTTTCGCGATTGATTTAGAAAACCGTTACAAGGGCTTACGCAGTCCACATAAATTAAAATTTGCTGTGTCTGGATGTACTCGTGAATGTGCTGAAGCACAAAGCAAAGATATTGGCATTATCGCAACCGACAAAGGTTGGAACTTGTATGTTGCTGGCAATGGCGGTATGCGCCCCCGTCATGGTGATTTGTTTGCCACTGATTTATCCACTGAAGATCTCTATAAATATATCGATCGCATTTTGATGTTCTATGTCAAAACTGCAGACAAATTACAACGAACCTCGACTTGGATGGATTCATTAGAAGGTGGTCTAGCGTATTTAAAATCAGTTGTTATTGACGATGCGTTGGGGATTAACTCGACCTTAGAGCAGCAAATGGACCATATTGCCGCGACATACCAATGTGAGTGGAAAACCAGCCTTGAACAACCGGCCTTTTTGGCGCGCTTTAATGAGTTTGTTAATCCAAGTGATGCGCCAGAAGCAGATACCAGTGCTTACCAACGAATTCGTGAGCAGCGTTTCCCGAGTATTAAAGACGCAGGGGCAGGAACGATAGCTATTAACGATATTACAGACGATGCAGCACAACTCGCTGTGGAGGAATTAGCATGA
- a CDS encoding ANTAR domain-containing response regulator: MRSLIFCDLSFSAVPVVDCEVVKYQACLAAFGHVTVLTSVSQIEQRLHQQTFDTLLILTDTLHAQIQGLIQRTLTSKPMVIVVNAKTWQQTALTELLDCGRITFIPEMLSVNRLTSVISLAQARFNAASKTLAEFKKLDDEIRSIKLLSQAKLIVMQQGFDETKAHQIIQQQAMQKGLSLAQMSAQIIAIVTQHHGKSKSLNTAVNNDGAPHFGAVVTKMDNSRAFSKGC, encoded by the coding sequence ATGCGCAGTTTAATTTTTTGTGACCTGAGTTTTTCAGCTGTGCCAGTGGTCGATTGTGAAGTTGTAAAGTACCAAGCTTGTTTGGCAGCGTTTGGACATGTCACGGTGTTAACTTCTGTGAGCCAAATTGAGCAACGATTACATCAACAAACATTTGATACCTTGTTGATATTAACCGACACATTGCACGCTCAAATCCAAGGACTTATTCAGCGTACATTAACCAGTAAGCCAATGGTGATAGTTGTCAATGCCAAAACATGGCAGCAGACAGCATTAACCGAGTTACTTGATTGCGGTCGCATCACTTTTATTCCTGAGATGTTAAGTGTTAATCGTTTAACCAGTGTCATTAGTTTGGCCCAAGCACGTTTTAATGCTGCGAGTAAAACACTCGCCGAATTTAAGAAACTGGATGATGAAATCCGCAGTATAAAACTACTTAGTCAGGCCAAGCTTATCGTTATGCAGCAAGGGTTCGATGAAACCAAAGCGCACCAGATTATTCAACAACAAGCGATGCAAAAAGGTTTGTCATTAGCTCAAATGTCAGCGCAAATTATTGCTATTGTGACTCAGCATCATGGTAAGTCAAAATCACTAAACACCGCAGTGAACAACGATGGTGCGCCTCACTTTGGTGCGGTTGTGACCAAGATGGACAACAGTAGAGCGTTTAGTAAAGGCTGTTGA
- a CDS encoding glycosyl transferase produces MPKIGELTLTSVDEFDFRLLIKALGKGEKGSRALTFDEACLLLEGFAKGKVSRVQMASAMMLMRVRGETTEEIAGMVAGLRRTVDKGWHSLAVDIDWPVYAGKREQLPWLLLVAKLLAKQGVRVMLHGDSQALPHRRHVESCLASLNIACCTSSQMAKVALQSDNIVYVRAGDLAPVLDECRQLHQELGLRSLIQTAARCMNPTNAPISLRSYFHPGLDAVHQGICEILFEKSEYHAGSVAIFKGLQGETECNPRVATTITVVNGQTDNIAVSSLSIPTLLEGFSGAKVGQAELSSDILALLWREKEPFSADALTSLMSRTMIEQALSSMTATLAAVLLLLNHKLNTAIIPQESISPESISQKSNSQKIMAAEQAVYLSQQCWANRFSSTDNPLAKWLNEEWLCAV; encoded by the coding sequence ATGCCTAAAATTGGTGAGTTAACGCTGACATCCGTGGATGAGTTTGACTTTCGTTTGCTGATAAAAGCATTAGGTAAGGGCGAAAAAGGCTCACGTGCATTAACGTTTGATGAGGCATGTTTGCTGCTTGAAGGTTTTGCCAAAGGAAAAGTATCGCGTGTGCAAATGGCCAGTGCCATGATGCTCATGCGCGTGCGCGGTGAAACGACTGAAGAAATAGCAGGGATGGTGGCGGGCTTACGTCGCACTGTCGATAAAGGTTGGCATTCGCTGGCAGTAGATATCGATTGGCCAGTATATGCGGGCAAGCGCGAGCAGTTACCTTGGCTTCTACTCGTTGCTAAGTTATTAGCGAAACAAGGTGTTCGGGTGATGTTACACGGTGACAGCCAAGCGTTACCTCATCGCCGTCATGTTGAATCATGTTTAGCATCACTTAATATTGCGTGTTGTACATCATCACAAATGGCCAAAGTGGCATTACAGTCAGATAATATTGTTTATGTCCGAGCGGGTGACTTAGCACCAGTGTTAGATGAGTGTCGTCAATTACATCAAGAATTAGGTCTACGCAGTTTGATTCAAACCGCAGCGCGTTGCATGAACCCAACTAATGCACCAATAAGCCTTCGCAGTTATTTTCACCCTGGGTTAGATGCGGTACACCAAGGAATATGCGAAATTTTATTTGAGAAAAGCGAATATCACGCCGGCAGTGTGGCTATTTTTAAAGGCTTACAAGGTGAAACCGAGTGTAATCCAAGAGTGGCTACCACGATAACTGTCGTCAACGGACAGACAGATAATATAGCGGTATCGAGCTTATCTATCCCTACGTTATTAGAAGGCTTTTCTGGTGCAAAAGTGGGTCAAGCTGAATTATCTAGCGACATTCTTGCGCTGTTATGGCGCGAAAAAGAGCCTTTTTCTGCTGATGCGCTGACATCATTAATGTCGCGCACCATGATTGAGCAGGCGCTTAGCAGTATGACGGCAACGTTGGCTGCAGTATTGTTATTACTTAACCACAAATTAAATACAGCGATTATTCCACAGGAATCAATTTCACCAGAATCAATTTCACAAAAATCAAATTCACAGAAGATTATGGCAGCGGAGCAAGCCGTTTACTTGAGTCAACAATGTTGGGCAAACCGCTTCAGTTCAACAGACAATCCATTAGCCAAATGGCTGAACGAGGAGTGGTTATGCGCAGTTTAA
- the cobA gene encoding uroporphyrinogen-III C-methyltransferase, with product MNTVEAMIKGRQPISTLGHAANELHAGDVAIVGAGCGQLELMTLKAARIVAQAEALVFDSLVSSDILTLVTPTCQRHFVGKRCGQQSKKQDDINALLLTLAQQGLKVVRLKGGDPHIFGRGAEEALYLAQNGIRSQFIAGVTAALGCASSTGIPLTYRGMARSVTLITGTKMTDADNANAPTQWQALLAAQSTLVFYMGKEQAASISIGLLDAQSAANLPVAFVTNGGRPNQIVTYATVASMADAALTIKDSGPTLIIIGEVVSVGQQLNALLADIDVAATQTSFEYGREALYA from the coding sequence ATGAATACCGTAGAAGCAATGATAAAAGGTCGTCAACCTATAAGTACTTTAGGACATGCGGCGAATGAATTACACGCGGGTGATGTGGCTATTGTCGGTGCGGGTTGTGGTCAATTAGAGTTAATGACGCTCAAGGCCGCTAGAATTGTTGCACAAGCTGAGGCGTTGGTGTTCGACAGTCTGGTCAGTAGTGACATTTTGACGTTAGTGACGCCAACTTGTCAGCGTCATTTTGTGGGTAAACGCTGTGGTCAGCAGAGTAAAAAGCAAGACGACATTAATGCCTTATTGCTGACATTAGCGCAGCAAGGATTAAAAGTGGTGCGATTAAAGGGCGGCGATCCGCATATTTTTGGTAGAGGTGCAGAAGAAGCACTTTACCTTGCACAAAATGGTATCCGTTCGCAATTTATTGCTGGTGTTACCGCGGCGTTAGGTTGTGCATCAAGTACCGGAATTCCATTAACGTATCGTGGTATGGCTCGCAGTGTTACGCTGATCACCGGCACCAAAATGACCGATGCCGATAATGCAAATGCACCTACGCAGTGGCAAGCATTATTAGCAGCGCAATCAACCTTGGTGTTTTATATGGGTAAAGAACAAGCGGCAAGCATTTCAATTGGATTACTCGATGCTCAAAGTGCCGCTAATCTGCCGGTAGCATTTGTTACCAATGGTGGAAGACCGAATCAAATTGTTACTTATGCCACAGTCGCTTCTATGGCCGATGCCGCGTTAACCATTAAAGACTCTGGGCCGACGTTAATCATCATTGGTGAAGTGGTGTCTGTTGGTCAACAGCTGAATGCTTTGCTTGCCGATATTGATGTCGCTGCAACACAAACCTCATTTGAATATGGGCGTGAGGCTTTATATGCCTAA